From a single Aspergillus puulaauensis MK2 DNA, chromosome 2, nearly complete sequence genomic region:
- a CDS encoding SIMPL domain-containing protein (COG:S;~EggNog:ENOG410PYGT;~InterPro:IPR007497;~PFAM:PF04402), whose amino-acid sequence MSLSIQTTGYGTISRPAERAILRINIKHDGPDRTIVSKNVFQCTQRVREILEPMSDKLSSGEPSPSAAITQWSMGALDTYSYPNYDTDGKITGRTHHAATSFEANFQDFGKLADVASELSAMEFVNLDGVEWRLTDVTKGALASEVRALAAKDGLARAEDYARALGWEKVRPVDLEEQRGVDDGSFGGRVHRMCMMAGGDGDGGDPGLSFQPEEVRLETVVTVKSVADK is encoded by the coding sequence ATGTCCCTCTCTATCCAAACAACCGGCTACGGCACCATCAGCCGCCCCGCTGAACGCGccatcctccgcatcaatatcaaacacGACGGCCCCGACCGCACCATCGTCTCAAAAAACGTCTTCCAATGCACCCAGCGAGTCCGGGAAATTCTCGAGCCCATGAGCGACAAGCTCTCGTCCGGGGAACCCAGTCCCAGCGCCGCAATCACGCAGTGGAGCATGGGCGCACTGGATACATACTCGTACCCGAACTACGACACGGACGGCAAGATAACAGGCAGGACGCACCATGCGGCGACGTCGTTTGAGGCGAATTTCCAGGACTTTGGCAAGCTGGCGGATGTTGCCAGCGAGCTCAGTGCTATGGAGTTTGTGAATCTGGATGGGGTTGAGTGGAGGCTTACGGATGTGACCAAGGGGGCGCTGGCGAGTGAGGTCAGGGCTTTGGCGGCGAAGGATGGGCTGGCTAGGGCTGAGGACTATGCGAGGGCGCTTGGGTGGGAGAAGGTTAGGCCTGTTGATCTTGAGGAACAGAGGGGGGTTGATGATGGTTCGTTTGGAGGGCGAGTTCACCGGATGTGTATGATGGCTGGGGGGGACGGTGATGGGGGAGATCCAGGGCTTTCGTTCCAGCCTGAGGAGGTCAGACTAGAGACTGTGGTTACGGTGAAGTCTGTGGCGGATAAGTAG
- a CDS encoding uncharacterized protein (COG:S;~EggNog:ENOG410PNDU;~InterPro:IPR011009,IPR002575;~PFAM:PF01636) has product MTELKLFRWKSVRCKLFQSKARKKSHDTKRYKEKVEKSDIQQSTLDHSNRDESRALLPEPHPKTDHSRADRSINDRYGLEWHHGEAIWTATPDINAIKALVARYTMGQRDDRDIFDSRIVDASDIRVKFYGNSGYYKLYLVSSPRLEKKYIFRATLPVEPFYKTESEVATMAFIRKYTALPVPRVIHYCSSASNPLKFEWILQEHVEGTALSETWDGMPFHAEAEFAVQMQRQMQLLQDFDFAWLGNLYYSRCKDRVNGQPAEWLRVSDGQEQNDPDFVIGRIVSPWSFEEKRRDMRADRGPFTSSPRLLLAKAELQYECLKHLDSSSIDQELPSSQSKLRELYHSIRAAEGSTYTRENEHRVLHHIDLSDRDIIVQSDPSSSNPIQLSGIINWESVGTVPSWQVDFPHFLQGPSESELQSRWRPFMSASASEALMKDNQKAELRRIYGDPLRPALVGKMPQNLIECAETLEQYPWHNAV; this is encoded by the coding sequence atgacTGAATTGAAACTGTTTCGATGGAAATCGGTCCGATGCAAGCTGTTTCAATCCAAagcgcggaagaagagccatgATACTAAGAGATATAAAGAAAAGGTGGAGAAATCAGATATCCAGCAGTCTACATTGGATCACTCCAACAGAGATGAATCTAGGGCCCTACTCCCGGAGCCTCATCCAAAGACGGATCATTCCAGGGCTGACCGATCAATAAATGACCGGTATGGCCTTGAGTGGCATCATGGCGAGGCAATCTGGACAGCAACACCAgatatcaacgccatcaaggcACTGGTAGCCCGGTATACAATGGGCCAAAGAGACGACCGTGACATCTTTGATAGCAGAATTGTCGATGCGTCTGACATCCGCGTAAAATTCTACGGGAATAGCGGGTACTACAAGCTGTACTTGGTCTCCTCACCAAGACTTGAGAAGAAGTACATATTCCGGGCAACGCTGCCCGTGGAGCCGTTCTATAAAACAGAAAGCGAGGTTGCCACGATGGCGTTTATCCGCAAGTATACGGCGCTCCCTGTTCCCCGTGTCATTCACTATTGCTCTTCAGCATCCAACCCCTTAAAGTTCGAGTGGATTCTGCAGGAACACGTGGAAGGGACTGCTTTATCAGAGACCTGGGATGGTATGCCGTTCCATGCCGAAGCCGAGTTTGCTGTTCAGATGCAGCGGCAGATGCAGTTGTTGCAGGACTTTGATTTCGCCTGGTTAGGGAATCTGTACTACTCGCGATGCAAAGACAGGGTCAACGGACAGCCCGCCGAGTGGCTGCGAGTGTCGGATGGTCAGGAACAGAACGACCCTGACTTTGTGATCGGCCGTATCGTGTCGCCCTGGTCGTTTGAGGAGAAACGCCGAGATATGAGGGCTGATCGTGGTCCATTCACTAGTAGCCCGCGTCTCTTGCTCGCCAAAGCTGAGCTCCAATATGAATGCCTCAAGCACCTTGACTCCAGTTCAATAGACCAGGAGCTACCGAGCTCTCAGTCTAAGCTGCGGGAATTGTACCATTCGATAAGGGCTGCGGAGGGCAGTACATATACTCGTGAAAATGAACACCGAGTCCTCCACCATATCGACCTCTCTGACCGTGATATTATCGTCCAAAGCgaccccagctcctccaatCCAATACAGCTCTCCGGTATCATCAACTGGGAGTCTGTGGGAACCGTTCCGTCCTGGCAAGTAGACTTCCCTCATTTTCTACAAGGCCCATCAGAGAGCGAACTGCAGAGTCGATGGCGGCCGTTTATGAGCGCTTCTGCCAGCGAGGCTCTTATGAAGGACAATCAGAAAGCTGAGCTTCGGCGCATCTATGGAGATCCATTGCGGCCAGCTCTTGTTGGTAAGATGCCTCAGAATTTAATCGAGTGCGCCGAGACTCTCGAGCAGTATCCATGGCATAATGCTGTTTGA
- a CDS encoding zinc finger MYND domain-containing protein (COG:S;~EggNog:ENOG410PTE6;~InterPro:IPR002893;~PFAM:PF01753) yields the protein MAMQALADVLANTNANDTESNENPQEPINTSHPNHQPIPNPRECFVGEIVMVGTSSMFNTEVLVKDKEDTELRVGFAFPPDGYGYEGVPTEFLKRGLTMLILHPSRIAMNGGGELIVVHNPKHIKILPFRMSFYLRLCERVTEFRSVVGRQRICFGCETRKYGLERCPRCKMSYFCSRACQAESLSRKGHRRDCGIIRDPDITALLLGKWEQLGEFRSVSLQAHLQQVPDIL from the exons ATGGCGATGCAGGCACTCGCAGACGTCCTCGCAAACACAAACGCAAACGACACTGAATCCAACGAAAACCCTCAGGAGCCCATCAATACCTCACACCCCAATCATCAACCAATACCGAACCCCAGAGAATGCTTTGTTGGCGAAATCGTCATGGTCGGGACCAGCAGCATGTTCAACACCGAAGTGCTAGTGAAGGATAAAGAGGACACCGAACTGCGAGTCGGCTTCGCATTCCCCCCAGATGGATATGGCTACGAAGGGGTGCCTACAGAATTCCTGAAAAGGGGACTAACGATGCTCATTCTGCATCCATCTCGCATTGCAATGAATGGAGGGGGGGAGTTGATTGTCGTTCATAATCCGAAACATATCAAG ATCCTGCCATTTAGAATGTCCTTCTACCTACGGCTCTGCGAGAGAGTCACCGAGTTTAGATCTGTCGTCGGCAGACAGCGGATCTGTTTTGGATGCGAGACCAGGAAGTACGGGCTGGAGCGGTGTCCTCGCTGTAAAATGTCCTATTTCTGCAGCCGT GCATGCCAGGCCGAGTCCCTCTCCCGAAAAGGACACAGGAGGGACTGCGGTATCATCCGAGACCCGGACATTACAGCTTTATTACTTGGCAAATGGGAGCAGTTGGGAGAATTCCGCTCTGTCTCTTTGCAGGCGCATCTCCAGCAGGTTCCGGATATCTTATGA
- a CDS encoding serine protease (COG:O;~EggNog:ENOG410PUV2;~InterPro:IPR001314,IPR043504,IPR033116,IPR018114, IPR009003,IPR001254;~MEROPS:MER0000057;~PFAM:PF00089;~SECRETED:SignalP(1-16);~go_function: GO:0004252 - serine-type endopeptidase activity [Evidence IEA];~go_process: GO:0006508 - proteolysis [Evidence IEA]), whose translation MKTTVAFLSVLSGVLAKEAIVGGAEATIEEYPYQIGLLQGGSLICGGSIIDNKYVVTAGHCAEGQSASDLSIRAGSSSSSSGGTTVGVSSIAVHPDYDAQNVNNDIAILTLDEELKYGDGIAAVKLPTSSSLPSAGTVGTITGWGALKEGGNVSPTLQFVDVPVVDKKTCSSDYQGFNEITDSMLCAGEEEGGKDGCQGDSGGPFVSDGVLIGITSWGNGCARAGYPGVYSSPAYFRDFIESVTGL comes from the coding sequence ATGAAGACCACCGtcgccttcctctccgtcctctcCGGCGTCCTCGCCAAGGAggccatcgtcggcggcgccGAGGCCACCATCGAGGAATACCCCTACCAGATCGGCCTGCTGCAGGGCGGCTCGCTCATCTGCGGTGGCAGCATCATCGACAACAAGTACGTCGTCACGGCCGGCCACTGCGCTGAAGGCCAGTCCGCCAGCGACCTGAGCATCCGCGCCggctcctcgtcctcctcctccggcgGCACCACCGTCGGcgtctcctccatcgccgtccACCCCGACTACGACGCCCAGAACGTCAACAAcgacatcgccatcctcaccctcgacgaggagctcaagTACGGCGACGGCATCGCCGCCGTCAAGCTGcccaccagctcctccctcccctccgccGGCACCGTCGGCACCATCACCGGCTGGGGTGCCCTCAAGGAGGGCGGCAACGTCTCGCCCACCCTGCAGTTCGTCGACGTCCCCGTCGTCGACAAGAAGACCTGCTCCTCGGACTACCAGGGCTTCAACGAGATCACCGACAGCATGCTGtgcgctggcgaggaggagggcggcaAGGACGGCTGCCAGGGTGACTCTGGTGGCCCCTTCGTCTCCGACGGTGTCCTCATCGGTATCACCTCCTGGGGCAATGGCTGTGCGCGCGCTGGATACCCCGGTGTCTACTCGAGCCCGGCTTACTTCCGGGACTTCATTGAGTCGGTTACTGGTCTCTAA
- a CDS encoding Zn(II)2Cys6 transcription factor (COG:S;~EggNog:ENOG410PGXX;~InterPro:IPR036864,IPR021858,IPR001138;~PFAM:PF00172,PF11951;~go_function: GO:0000981 - DNA-binding transcription factor activity, RNA polymerase II-specific [Evidence IEA];~go_function: GO:0008270 - zinc ion binding [Evidence IEA];~go_process: GO:0006355 - regulation of transcription, DNA-templated [Evidence IEA]) — MRDPANKACHNCRRRRLKCDRDVPACRKCALTGQECLGYGKLFVWNEGVASRGKMMGKTYPVQREPDRTISTGNSGNSLIPQVYDFLPLQLPLLDPLYQGLDDTSRGYLSHFASTVSSDMVIADITDVNPFRSLIPFCRDHPILLHIILANSALHISCLHRRGLDPEQHMPVLAGEVSTTDAVHRSSRAMIDALSAKQKALVLLRRALEDMSHIDVDMIAAVVHLFIIFELISPGEDEWKAHVEGALRLISYLHTLEIRHSSPAALVRDCITSDCLTYYILGSTLMNTTTLSDPFLLPGDIIASLTRAEVNSYLSLPTPLLQTLFKACELSNRVSLGEMLGADPTPFLNEARDLLNTVQSFNVYAWASTLEGDPSSTRTLSRIHTALAHQNAVRIYILRSVEQISPSPVAGVGLGLCESETEGLVTEIITHLSLVGLTDPIFKATSWPTFIAGAETDNVVYREWAVNRLREFWNLIPWGYLRTEEEIMRKAWRLRDGQPEKEGSWIQQLKGVERHWLIA, encoded by the exons ATGCGTGACCCCGCCAACAAGGCTTGTCATAActgtcgacgacgacgcctGAAGTGCGACCGGGATGTTCCTGCATGTCGCAAGTGTGCGCTGACCGGACAGGAATGTCTGGGGTACGGGAAGCTGTTTGTCTGGAACGAGGGGGTTGCCAGCCgggggaagatgatgggCAAGACGTATCCTGTGCAGAGAGAGCCGGACAGGACTATTAGCACAGGGAACTCAGGGAACAGCCTGATCCCACAGGTCTATGATTTCCTGCCTCTTCAACTGCCGTTACTGGACCCCCTGTATcagggcttggatgataCCTCGCGAGGGTATCTATCCCACT TTGCATCGACCGTGTCCAGCGACATGGTGATCGCTGATATCACCGATGTGAACCCGTTTCGGAGTTTAATTCCGTTCTGCAGGGACCATCCCATCCTGCTGCATATCATCCTGGCCAACTCTGCCCTGCACATCTCGTGCCTGCACCgacgaggccttgacccAGAACAACATATGCCTGTTCTTGCAGGAGAAGTCTCAACCACTGATGCAGTCCATCGGTCTTCCCGTGCCATGATCGATGCGTTATCAGCCAAGCAAAaggccctcgtcctcctcagaCGCGCCCTCGAGGACATGTCCCACATCGACGTTGACATGATCGCAGCCGTCGTCcacctcttcatcatcttcgagCTCATCAGCCCCGGGGAGGATGAATGGAAGGCCCACGTCGAGGGTGCCCTGCGACTGATCAGCTACCTGCACACGCTTGAAATCCGACACTCCTCCCCGGCGGCCCTGGTCCGGGACTGCATCACATCAGACTGCTTAAC ATACTACATCCTCGGCTCAACCCTCATGAACACAACGACCCTGTCCGACCCATTCCTCCTCCCAGGggacatcatcgcctcgcTCACCCGCGCCGAGGTCAACAGCTACCTATCCCTCCCAACACCCCTCCTGCAAACCCTCTTCAAAGCATGCGAACTCTCAAACCGCGTCTCGCTAGGCGAAATGCTCGGCGCAGACCCAACCCCATTCCTCAACGAAGCGCGCGACCTGCTAAACACCGTCCAATCCTTCAACGTATACGCCTGGGCCTCAACGCTAGAGGGGGACCCGTCCTCGACCCGAACCCTCAGCCGGATCCATACCGCACTGGCGCACCAGAATGCAGTCCGGATATATATCCTGCGCAGCGTGGAGCAGATCTCCCCTTCGCCTGTGGCGGGAGTAGGACTGGGCCTGTGCGAGAGCGAGACAGAGGGCCTGGTGACCGAGATCATCACGCACCTGTCGCTGGTGGGGCTGACGGATCCGATCTTCAAGGCGACGTCTTGGCCGACGTTTATTGCGGGCGCGGAGACGGACAATGTCGTCTATCGGGAGTGGGCTGTGAATCGGCTGAGGGAGTTTTGGAATTTGATTCCGTGGGGGTATTTgaggacggaggaggagattatGAGGAAGGCCTGGAGGTTGAGAGATGGACAGCCGGAAAAGGAGGGGAGTTGGATACAGCAGTTGAAGGGGGTAGAGAGGCATTGGCTGATTGCTTAG
- a CDS encoding uncharacterized protein (COG:G;~EggNog:ENOG410QE30;~InterPro:IPR020846,IPR011701,IPR036259;~PFAM:PF07690;~TransMembrane:14 (i30-50o70-88i100-118o130-151i163-184o190-210i222-243o255-275i295-320o332-353i360-379o385-410i422-441o461-479i);~go_function: GO:0022857 - transmembrane transporter activity [Evidence IEA];~go_process: GO:0055085 - transmembrane transport [Evidence IEA]) yields MNEQVDRQVPDKTALERLGRERPATFPNKWIELCFCFSLLASELLAEYFISGFNNLLPHITTALDIPPASQTWPASVFSLVTGSFLLPSARLADIYGARLVFNIGLVWLIIWSFIAGWSKNYIMLIVCRALQGLGPSMFLPAGIMLIGSIYRPGPRKNLVFSLYGAFSPIGFYSGICVSGLTGFYLTWRWYFWIGTIMTLVVLIVSSLSMPKIRLPLQVSTLRMDWWGCLTIVPGLVLIIFAFTDGSHAPDGWKTPYIIVTFIVGVALICAAVYIEGWVASQPLLPPDIFKVKYLTPLFFALSFSYGVFGVYLFYASFYIQNILGHDSLISAAWFAPMAAGGLILATVGGFTLHLLPGKLLMLISGAGYLISMLLFAIIPENPNYWAYVFPAMIAATVGTDIGYSVSNIFITTSLPQNRQGAAGAIIHTIVFVGISFFLGLADLVAAQTKNLGEAGSYKAAFWFGVACAGVAIVLLSFIRVGKASSELTVEERKQLEDLVADGPGVRQ; encoded by the exons ATGAATGAGCAGGTCGACCGGCAGGTTCCTGACAAGACCGCCCTCGAGAGACTCGGGCGAGAGCGCCCTGCTACTTTTCCAAACAAGTGGATCGAGCtgtgcttctgcttctcgctgCTCGCCTCCGAACTGCTGGCT GAATACTTCATCAgcggcttcaacaacctGCTCCCTCATATCACAACCGCCCTCGACATCCCCCCCGCCTCGCAGACATGGCCTGCCAgcgtcttctccctcgtcaCCGGCTCCTTCTTACTCCCCTCCGCCCGTCTCGCTGATATCTACGGTGCCCGTCTTGTTTTCAACATCGGCCTAGTCTGGCTTATAATCTGGTCGTTTATTGCCGGATGGAGCAAGAACTACATAATGCTCATTGTCTGCCGAGCACTGCAGGGACTGGGACCGTCCATGTTCCTGCCCGCTGGCATCATGCTCATTGGGAGTATATACCGGCCAGGGCCACGGAAGAACCTGGTGTTTAGTCTCTATGGGGCCTTCTCGCCGATTGGGTTCTACTCTGGGATATGTGTCAGCGGGTTGACTGGCTTCTATCTGACCTGGAGATGGTATTTCTGGATCGGCACTATCATGACTCTCGTCGTGTTGATTGTATCATCTCTCTCGATGCCGAAAATCCGACTCCCTTTGCAAGTTTCGACGCTCAGAATGGACTGGTGGGGATGTCTTACTATTGTCCCTGGGCTGGTGTTGATCATCTTTGCTTTTACCGATGGCTCCCATGCTCCGGACGGGTGGAAGACGCCATATATCATCGTCACCTTCATCGTTGGCGTCGCTCTTATATGTGCAGCAGTCTATATTGAAGGCTGGGTTGCATCTCAGCCATTGCTCCCGCCTGATATCTTCAAGGTCAAATACCTGACTCCTCTGTTCTTCGCGCTCTCCTTCTCATACGGCGTGTTCGGAGTGTACCTCTTCTACGCCAGCTTCTA CATCCAAAACATCCTCGGCCACGACTCCCTCATCTCCGCCGCCTGGTTCGCGCCCATGGCCGCTGGCGGTCTCATCCTCGCCACAGTCGGCGGCTTCACCCTGCACCTCCTCCCAGGAAAACTCCTCATGCTAATATCCGGCGCCGGCTATCTCATATCCATGCTCCTCTTCGCCATTATCCCTGAGAATCCAAACTACTGGGCCTACGTGTTTCCAGCAATGATCGCCGCGACTGTCGGCACCGACATCGGCTACAGCGtcagcaacatcttcatcacGACCTCCCTACCGCAGAATAGACAGGGCGCAGCAGGTGCAATTATCCACACGATCGTGTTTGTAGGGAttagcttcttcctcggcttgGCAGATCTGGTTGCTGCGCAGACAAAGAACCTAGGGGAGGCAGGGAGCTATAAAGCGGCGTTTTGGTTTGGGGTTGCTTGTGCGGGCGTTGCTATTGTTCTGCTGTCCTTTATCCGGGTTGGAAAGGCATCTAGCGAGCTTACTgtggaggaaagaaagcagCTAGAAGACTTGGTTGCAGATGGGCCAGGGGTCCGTCAATGA